Within Felis catus isolate Fca126 chromosome A1, F.catus_Fca126_mat1.0, whole genome shotgun sequence, the genomic segment CCCTAGAACTATTGTGTTGTTGGGCTTCTCAGATTATCCATGGCTAGAAATGCCCCTCTTTGGAGTGGTCCTGGTCTCTTACATCCTCACCCTGATAGGGAACAGCTCCATCATCTTTCTTTCCACGGTGGAGCCCAGAGTCCAGAtccccatgtatttcttcctgggCAATCTCTCTGTACTGGACGTTTGTGTCACCTGCGCCATTGTGCCCCAGCTGCTGGTGAACCTCTGGGGACCAGAGAAGACAATTCTTTCTTGGGGCTGCATCACCCAGGCCTACATCTTCCACTGGACAGGATGCACTGAATGTGCTCTGCTGGCAGTAATGGCTTTTGATCGCTATGTGGCTATCTGTCAGCCCCTCTGGTACACTCTTATCATGAGGCCCTGGGTGTGTGTGCAACTGGCAACTGCTGCCTGGTCCAGTGGCCTGGCAAATTCAATACTCCAAACTACGCTTACTCTCCAGCTCCACCACTGCAGTCACCACACACTTGACCACTTCTGTGAAGTACCTGTTCTGATCAAGCTGGCCTATGGTGATACCACTGCTAATGAGCTGTCTCTGGCCATTGGAGCCATCTCTTTTGCACTGAtgtctcctctgcttgtgctaaTCTCCTACACATTAATTGTCAAGGCTGTGTTGAAGTTACCTTCAGCTGACAAAAGGTACAAGGCACTCATCACATGCAGCTCCCACTTGGTGGTTGTCATCATGTACTTTGGACCAGCCATCTGCATGTACATCCAACCCCCTGAAAATAGCACCCAGGCCAAGTTTATGTCCTTCTTCTACTGTGTTGTCACCCCACTGCTCAACCCACTCATCTACACTCGGAGAAACAAGGATGTGAAGAGAGTGTGGAAAAGGATTCTACAACCTCAGAGTGAGGTAAAATCCTAAGAAGGATAGACGTCATAAAAAAGCCAGAtagtctctgcctgtctcctgggCCAACCCCATGCGCAACTCAGTAAATACTGGCAGGTCTGTTTCCAAATGAGTGTCCATGAGCTCCAAGGAAAGAGTTCCCATCTGTCAACATCAACCAGCCTGATGTCTGGAGAAACTCTTCCAATTAGAAAGTGCTCTGTTCTGAAATCTCAAGTACAGCAATGCTACTCCTTTTTAACACTTCCTAAATGTCTTGTTCTCAGTGGAAAGAATGAGTCTGCATATCTGTAGGAGGGTAAGTAACACCATCTTTTCAAatagctttctttctcttaatgcttatttgttttgagagagaatatgtgtGAGTGAGcgaggaagaggtagagagagggggagagagagagaatcccaagcaggctccatgctgtcagcacaaagtctgactcagggctctacctcacaaaccatgagagcgtgaactgagctgaaatcaagagtcagatgcttaaccagctcagccacccaggcgcctctcaaatCACTTTCTATAACAGCTCCCCTTTACTAGATAGCATACAAGAAAATTTGGTGGAAAACTTTCATACAGATCCCAACAAGAGTTTTAAATAATACTTCATTGGATTCATTACATCTCATTCACAAAcctatgtttatttacttgagagagagagagagagagagagagagagagagagagagagagtgtgtgtgcatgcctgagcagatcaggggcagagagagagagaataccaagcacattctgagctgttagcacagagcccaatatagggctcgaactcacaatttgtgagttcatgacctgagccgaaatcaagacttagaggcttaacccactgagctacccaggtaccccatcatATGCAAATTATTATGATCTCTCCAGTCTCTGAGTGTCTCAGttgctctctcctttctcaaaCACCTTATCACCCTAAAATTTATCATATTCTTACCTCAGCAATGCCCTCACCATCTGTATTCAATTATTcattaataaaacaatttcaggggcacttggctggctcagttggtggagcatctggctgtaaatctcagggttgtgagttccagccttatgcttggtgtagagattatttaaaaataaaatccttaaaagaaataaaataaaataatttcaacctCCCCATAACACATTTCTTTCACTTATCTCAATTAATTCATGACAAATATGAATCAATATGCCTTTATATTTCTTATACATGTATGAACCAACTCCATTTGTTTAATTTCACTATTTCACTATATGCTTTGGAAGGTTAGAGACAACCTTCTTTGAAgttatatagaaaagaaaatttttccaTCAAATCTGATTCAAATGAACTGATGAAGTTCTGAACAGGGTACCATCCTAGACTGTCTTCTGTGACCTGGGGAAGTTCAGAGAAAGTTAAGTGTTTCAAAGATGCTTCCCCATAAGCAaagcttttgtttccatttccaaAATGTTGGGTTGAGAAGTTAGTTTCtgctcaaatacataaaacaaagaagGCATATTGGAAAGGAGGGACTTAAATTTAGTTTAGGAAATatctattttcaaataacatgGAAAAAGATTAAAGTAGCAGTATTAAACTGTTTCAAGTCTGTTAGTTAACTGGAATCCATGCTTCTTTATTACAAAAGATCAAAAGTAGGCATCACTAGACAAAAAAGAAGTTGTCTATGGCTTTGGTAGATGTCTAAAACAAACTCTATAGGGGACATTATGTACTTTGGATCGGTAGTGAGGATCATTTTGTACTTAACTCTTAGTCCAAATTTTTGTTCAAACCTGGCTCTGTTTAGATGTATCTTGGACATTTAGAGCCTAATATTTATTGATCAATATACAATAGAAGAAGGTCTCTAACCTTCCAAAGCATATAGTGAAGCTcactttccacacacacacacacacacacagacacatccCAAAATTCTGAAATGTGACAAGTTCCATTTGTTATAACTTTTTATACTTATCTTTCTGGGGAAAAGTTATgaaaaaatatcagtaaaatcAGTCATCAGTAAATTAATTTCCTGTCACAGTTTAGTTTTTGATATTaaccctaactttttttttctgagaaaaggataaaatattcATGTTAATCATCAAGGAACCTCAAAAACTTTCAGGAGAAAATGAACAATAGCTTTCAGAGGATACTCAGGAGGCCCCTGACAAAAATGGaggtttatttctgaaaaaaggaatttttgtaCCACACTTAGTATTGATTTACAATGGGAAATATCAAAGAGTAAAAGCAACTGGCTGTTCAGAGAACTGGAAGAAGATTATTGGGAATACACTTACACCTTGAATATAAACCAGAAACTCATATATGAATGGTATGCaacacatttttcctttaatttttatttttaattaacttatttaaaatcacattagttaacatacaatgtagtagtGGCTTAAAGAGTAAAACCcagggatcctgggaagatggtggtgtaggaggatgctgggctcaccctgcgtcctgctgatcacttagattccacctacacctgcctaaataacccagaaaaccgccagaagactagcagaatggagtctccagaaccaagcgcagacaagaggcccacggaagagggtaggaaggatagcgaggcggtgcgcgctccacggactgacaggagggagctggggtggagaggCATCCagccggcaaagcagagcccccaagtctggcttgcaaaagcagaggcgccagatggagtgtgttcggacagcaagtgggacttgacatctggaaggttataagctaacagctcggCTCGGAGAGCGGGAAgcctggaggacaacaggagggagagttgtttaGCCCTGGACCACAGAGCtgagcttggtggggaacaaaggcgctcgccagcaccatctccctcacccatcccgcagccaaaatcccaaagggaaccggttcctgacGGGGAACTTggttgcaccacgcaaacacccaacgctgttcttctgtggatccatccaactagcgggtctgactccctcccggtgctgtaggggccctcccaaagcagatctccaaaggaaaagtgagctgagcctgcccttcctgcccctgtgcaccttgctgatccaccccagctaatacaccagttCCCCAACACCACAAGCCaggcaatgtgcaagtagcccagaaggGACATGctaccccacagtgaatcctgcccctaggagagggaagagaaagcccacaccagtctgactgtggccccagcggtgggctgggggcagacatagggtctgactgcggccccacccaccaactcaagttattcaagacagcacagggaaagtgccttgcagttctgcaccactccagggactatcgaaaatgacgaaacggaagaattcccctcagaaaagtgtccaggaaataaaaacagctaacgaactgatcaaaaatgatttacacaatataacagaaagtgaatttagaataatagtcataaaattaatcgctgggcttgaaaacagtatagaggacagcagagaatctattgctacagagatcaagggactaaggaacagccaggaggagttaaaaaatactataaatgagctgcaaaataaaatggagacaaccacgggacggattgaagaggcagaggagagaataggtgaacgacaagataaattatggaaaaagaagaagatgagaaaaagagagataaaaaaatccaggagtatgaggggaaaagtagagaactaagtgatgcactaaaaagaaataatctacgcataattgatattccaaggaggaagagagagggaaaggtgctgaaggtgtacttgaagaaataatagctgggaacttccctgatctggggaaggaaaaaggcattgaaatccaagaggcacagagaactcccttcagacgtaacttgaatcgatcttctgcacgacgtaTCATAGTgacactggcaaaatacaaggataaagagagaattctgaaagcagctagagagaaacatgctctaacatataaagggagatctataagactcgtgacggatctctctattgaaacttggcaggtcagaaaggaatggcatgagatcttcaatgtgctgaacaaaaaaatatgcagccgagaatcctttatccagaaagtctgtcatttagaatagaaggagaaataaaggtttcccacacaaacaaaaaatgaaggaattcatcaccactaaaccagccctacaagagatctgaagagggatcctgtgagacaaagtaccagatacatcactacaagcatgaaacctacggacatcacaatgactctaaacccatatctttctataataacactgaatataaatggactaaatgagctaaccaaaagacatagggtaccagaatggataaaaaaaacaagactcatctatttgctgtctacaagagactcattttagacgtGAGGAAactttcagattgagagtgaggggatggagaactatttgtcatgctactggaagtcaaaagagagctagagtagccatacttatatcagacaaactagactttaaattaaaggctgtaacaagagatgaaaaggccattatataataatcacagggtctatccatcaggaagagtaaacaattataaatgtctatgtgctgaatacaggagcccccaaatatataaaacaattactcacaaacataagcaaccttattgataagaatgtggtaattgcaggggactttaacactccaattacagaaatggatagatcatctagacacacggtcaataaagaaacaagggccctgaatgatacattggatcagttggacttgacagatatatttagaactgtgCATCCCAAAGCaccagaatacactttcttctctagtgcaaaaggaacattctccaagacagatcacatactgggtcacaaaacagcccttcataagtatacaagaattgagatcataccatgcatactttcagaccacaatgctatgaagcttgaaatcaaccacaggaaaaagtctggaaaacctccaaaagcatggaggttaaagaacaccctactaaagaatgaatgggtcaaccaagcaattagagaggaaacaaacgaaaatgaaactacaacgatccaaacgctttgggatgcagcaaaggcagtcctgagaggaaaatacattgcaatccaggcctatctcaagaaatgagaacaatcccaaatacaaaatctaacagcacacctaaaggaaatagaagcagaacagcaaagacagcctaaacccaccagaagaagagaaataaaaaagatcagagcagaagtaaacaatatagaatctaaagaaactgtagagcagatcaacgaaaccaagagttggttttttgaaaaaataaacaaaattgacaaacctctagccaggcttctcaaaaagaaaagggagatgacccaaatagataaaatcatgaatgaaaatggaattattacaaccaatccttcagagatattagcaattatcagggaatactatgaaaaattatatgccaactaactggacaacctggaagcaatggaccacttcctaaacacccacacgcttccaaaactcaatcaggaggaaatagaaagcttgaacagacccataaccagcgaagaaattgaatcagttatcaaaaaatgtcccaacaaataagagtccaggaccagatggcttcccaggggagttctaccagacgtttaaagcagagataatacctatccttctcaagctactccaaaaaatagaaagggaaggaaaacttccagactcattctatgaagccagtattactttgattcctaaaccagacagagacccagaaaaaaagagagctacaggccaatatccctgatgaatatggatgcaaaaattctccataagatactagcaaatcgaattcaacagcatatacaaagaattattcaccatgatcaagtgggatttattcctgggatgcagggctggttcaacatttgcaaaccaatcaatgtgacacatcacattaataaaagaaaagataagaaccatatgatcctgtcaatcgatgcagaaaaagcctttgacaaaattcagcaccctttcctaataaaaaccctcaagaaagtcgggatagaaggaacatacttaaagatcatcaaagccatttatgaaaagcccacagctaacatcatcctccatggggaaaaactgagagctttttccctgagatcaggaacacggcagggatgtccactctcaccgctgttgtttaacatagtgttggaagttctagcatcagccatcagacaacaaaaggaaatcaaaggcatccacattggcaaagacgaagtcaagctttcactttttgcagatgacatgatattatacatggaaaatccgacagactccaccaaaagtctgctagaactgatacatgaatttagcaaagttgcaggatacaaaatcaatgaacagaaatcagttacattcttatacactaataatgaagcaacagaaagacaaataaagaaactgaccccattcacaattgcaccaagaagcataaaatacctaggaataaatctaaccaaagatgtaaaggatctgtatgctgaaaactatagaaagcttatgaaggaaattgaagaagatataaagaaatggaaaaacattccatgctcatggattggaagaataaacaatgtcaaaatgtcaatactacccaaagctatctacacattcaatgcaatcccaatcaaaattgcaccagcattcttcttgaaactagaacaaggaatcctaaaattcacatggaaccacaaaaggccccgaatagccaaagtaattttgaagaagaccaaagcaggaggcattacaatcccagacttgagcctctactacaaagctgtcatcatcaagacagcatgatattggcacaaaaacagacacataggccaatggaatagaatagaaaccccagaactagacccacaaacgtatggccaactcatctttgacaaagcaggaaagaacatccaatggaaaaaagacagcctctttaacaaatggtgctgggagaactggacagcaacatgcagaaggttgaaactagaccactttctcacaaaaataaactcaaaatggataaaggacctgaatgtgagacaggaaaccatcaaaaccctagaggagaaagcaggaaaagacctctctgacttcagctgcagcaatttcttacttgacacatccccaaaggcaagggaattaaaagcaaaaatgaactactgggacctcatgaagataaaaaccttctgcacagcaaaggaaacaaccaacaaaactaaaaggcagccaacggaatgggaaaagatatttgcaaatgacctatcggacaaaaggctagtatccaaaatctataaagagctcaccaaactccacacccaaaaaacaaataacccagtgaagaaatgggcagaaagcatgaatagacacttttctaaagaagacatccggatggccaacaggcacatgaaaagatgctcaacgtcgctcctcatcagggaattacaaatcaaaaccacactcagatatcacctcacgccagtcagagtggccaaaatgaacaaatcaggagactatagatgctggagaggatgtggagaaatgggaaccctcttgcactgttggtgggaatgcaaactggtgcagccgctctggaaaacagtgtggaggtccctcaaaaaattaaaaataggtctaccctatgacccagcaatagcactgctaggaatttacccaagggatacaggagtacagatgcagaggggcacttgtcccccaatgtttgtagcagcactttcaacaatagccaaattatggaaagagcctaaatttccatcaactgatgaatggataaagaaattgtggtttatatacacaatggagtactacgtgggaatgagaaagaatgaaatatggctttttgtagcaacgtggatggaactggagagtgtgatgctaagtgaaataagccatacagagaaagacagataccgtatgttttcattcttatgtggatcctgagaaacttaacagaaacccatgggggaggggacggaaaaaaataggttagagtggaagacagccaaagcataagagactcttaaaagctgagaacaaactgagggttgatggggggtgggagggaggggagggtgggtgatgggtatttaagaggtcaccttttgggatgagcactgggtgttgtatggaaaccaatttgacaataaacttcatatattgggaaaaaaaaaaaaaaacaagagtaaaaCCCAgtggtggcgcctgggtggctcagtaagttaagcatccgacttcggatcgggtcacgatctcatggtccgtgggttcaaaccctgcgtcgggctctgtgctgacagctcagagcctggagcctgcttctgtctctccctctccctcttcctttcccctcccccacttacagtTTGCctctcctcaaaaaaataaacattaaaaaatgaaaataaagaataaaacccagcaattcatcacttacatataacacccagtgctcatcccaacaagggccctccttaatgtccattgttcatttagcccatctccccaaccACCTCCTTTCCAGAAacattcagtttgttctctgtttaagagtctcttatgcctccatctctcttcttatcttatttttgcttccctttccctacattcatctgttgtgtttctt encodes:
- the LOC101096535 gene encoding olfactory receptor 2G3-like; its protein translation is MEGENMSFPRTIVLLGFSDYPWLEMPLFGVVLVSYILTLIGNSSIIFLSTVEPRVQIPMYFFLGNLSVLDVCVTCAIVPQLLVNLWGPEKTILSWGCITQAYIFHWTGCTECALLAVMAFDRYVAICQPLWYTLIMRPWVCVQLATAAWSSGLANSILQTTLTLQLHHCSHHTLDHFCEVPVLIKLAYGDTTANELSLAIGAISFALMSPLLVLISYTLIVKAVLKLPSADKRYKALITCSSHLVVVIMYFGPAICMYIQPPENSTQAKFMSFFYCVVTPLLNPLIYTRRNKDVKRVWKRILQPQSEVKS